Proteins from a genomic interval of Chloroflexota bacterium:
- the pstS gene encoding phosphate ABC transporter substrate-binding protein PstS, with amino-acid sequence MGTRHPTARILLVGAVAAALLVACGAPSSAPIPSQAGGSPAPVRGTGAQGAAAPGDAESSTSSGQSLTMCPPAGSATSLTGAGATFPAPLYTRWFAEYHQRCGVQINYQAIGSGGGISQHTNHTVDFGASDGLLTPAQLDAAPGTIMIPMTAGAEAIIVNLQGFQRGQLRLTPDALAGIYLGEVTKWNDARIASANPGLSLPSQDIIVVHRSDGSGTTFIFTDYLSKVSTAWSQRVGSGTSVNWPTGLGGEQNAGVAGQVAQLPGSIGYVELAYAVQNNLVWASLQNAAGEWVEPTLDGTTVAMQGVSLPDTMQVMLTNSTHPAAYPIAGFTWILVYADQTNAAKARTLAYFLSWALTQGQTFSADLFYAPLSPNAVEKAEALIHKITANGQPVLP; translated from the coding sequence ATGGGCACGCGTCACCCCACAGCTCGAATTCTGCTCGTCGGCGCCGTTGCCGCGGCACTCCTAGTCGCGTGCGGCGCGCCCTCGAGCGCACCGATCCCATCGCAAGCCGGCGGCTCGCCAGCGCCGGTACGCGGTACCGGCGCGCAGGGGGCAGCAGCGCCGGGGGACGCCGAAAGCAGCACGAGCTCCGGGCAGTCGCTGACCATGTGCCCGCCGGCCGGATCGGCGACGAGCCTGACCGGAGCCGGCGCGACGTTTCCAGCGCCCCTGTATACCCGCTGGTTCGCCGAGTACCACCAACGATGCGGGGTGCAGATCAACTACCAGGCCATCGGATCAGGTGGCGGGATCAGCCAGCACACGAACCACACCGTCGACTTCGGCGCTTCCGACGGCCTTCTGACGCCAGCGCAGCTCGACGCGGCGCCGGGCACGATCATGATCCCGATGACCGCCGGCGCCGAGGCCATCATCGTGAATCTGCAGGGCTTCCAGCGTGGCCAGCTCCGGCTCACTCCTGACGCGCTCGCCGGGATCTACCTCGGCGAGGTGACCAAGTGGAACGATGCGCGAATCGCGAGCGCGAACCCCGGGCTTTCGCTCCCGAGCCAGGACATCATCGTCGTCCATCGATCGGACGGATCGGGCACGACCTTCATCTTCACCGACTATCTTTCGAAGGTCAGCACGGCGTGGTCCCAGCGAGTCGGCTCCGGGACGTCGGTCAATTGGCCCACGGGCCTGGGCGGCGAGCAAAACGCCGGGGTTGCCGGCCAGGTCGCCCAGCTTCCCGGCTCCATTGGATACGTCGAGCTGGCGTACGCGGTGCAGAACAATCTCGTGTGGGCAAGCCTGCAAAACGCCGCCGGGGAGTGGGTGGAGCCGACCCTGGACGGGACGACGGTCGCGATGCAGGGCGTGTCGCTGCCGGACACGATGCAAGTCATGCTCACGAATTCCACCCATCCGGCGGCGTATCCCATCGCGGGCTTTACCTGGATCCTGGTGTACGCGGACCAGACCAACGCCGCGAAGGCCCGAACCCTCGCCTACTTCCTCTCATGGGCGCTTACCCAGGGCCAGACGTTCAGCGCAGACCTCTTCTACGCGCCGCTCTCGCCCAACGCGGTGGAAAAGGCTGAGGCGCTCATCCATAAGATCACGGCCAACGGGCAGCCGGTCCTGCCATAG